From Lolium perenne isolate Kyuss_39 chromosome 5, Kyuss_2.0, whole genome shotgun sequence, a single genomic window includes:
- the LOC139831580 gene encoding uncharacterized protein: protein MLLDANYFADDVTHSPKEFRRWFRMNKDMFMKIVYGAREYDDYFMIKKECTYLWGFTSIRKCTAAVRCLAYGSPPDTTTDDLRMAELTCSQTLYRFCHAVIPVFGKYYLRAPRADYTTRILENNAAEGFLGMLGSIDCMHWGLKNCPFSRQGIYKGNTGECDFILKAVRSPVFSRLAEGQAHAVNFEVNNHTYNKGYYLADGIYPTYATFAKTIPSPTLEMDVILQHARK from the exons ATGCTGCTTGACGCCAACTACTTTGCCGACGACGTGACTCATTCACCGAAAGAATTTCGGCGCtggtttaggatgaacaaggatATGTTCATGAAGATTGTTTACGGCGCCAGGGAGTATGACGACTACTTCATGATCAAGAAAGAGTGCACATATTTGTGGGGCTTCACCTCAATTCGGAAGTGCACTGCTGCAGTGCGCTGTCTTGCATACGGATCTCCTCCAGATACAACCACTGACGACCTACGGATGGCAGAGTTGACATGTTCACAGACTCTCTACAGGTTTTGCCATGCCGTCATACCGGTGTTTGGTAAATactatttgagagcaccaagagCAGATTATACAACTCGGATCCTGGAAAATAATGCAGCAGAAGGGTTTCTTGGGATGCTCGGAAGCATTGACTGTATGCACTGGGGCTTGAAGAATTGCCCCTTTTCTAGGCAGGGGATCTACAAGGGGAATACTGGTGAGTGCGATTTCATTCTAAAGGCAGTG cggtctccggtgtttTCTAGGCTAGCTGAGGGGCAAGCTCAtgccgtgaactttgaggtaaacAACCACAcatacaacaaggggtactatctagctgatggtatctacccGACGTATGCTACATTTGCGAAGACAATCCCGTCTCCAACTTTGGAGATGGACGTTATTTTGCAACATGCCAGGAAGTAG
- the LOC127299779 gene encoding cationic amino acid transporter 6, chloroplastic: MDKGALMSQDPGQTGVGGAGSFSSLRAYGRALSQTPRRLARRACAATAPEEEMSRVRARSGASMARSLRWPDLVGLGLGGMVGAGVFVTTGRATRLYAGPGVIVSYAIAGLCALLSAFCYTEFAVDMPVAGGAFSYLRVTFGEFAAFLTGANLIMEYVFSNAAVARSFTAYMGTAVGVDAPSKWRIAVPGLPKGFNEVDLVAVGVILLVSVCICYSTKESSIVNMVLTAVHVAFILFIIVMGFWRGDVRNLTHPADPAHPGGFFPNGVGGVFSGAAMVYLSYIGYDAVSTMAEEVERPARDIPIGVSGSVVIVTVLYCLMAASMSMLLPYDAIDTEAPFSGAFRGSEGWGWVSNVIGAGASLGILTSLMVAMLGQARYLCVIGRSGVMPAWLAKVHPKTATPVNASAFLGLFTAALALFTELDILLNLVCIGTLFVFYMVSNAVVYRRYVVGSHTTTVATSSDERPRCGAWPTLAFLLAFSLIALSFTLVWKLAPQEGRARVGLLVACGVAAVATVAAFQALVPQAHTPQLWGVPGMPWVPAASVFLNVFLLGSLDRPSYVRFGFFSAAAVLVYALYSVHASYDAEESAALEGAKVQDEDCKV, encoded by the exons ATGGACAAGGGCGCGCTGATGTCTCAGGACCCGGGCCAGACCGGCGTCGGCGGCGCGGGCTCGTTCTCGAGCCTGCGCGCGTACGGCCGGGCGCTGTCGCAGACCCCGCGGCGGCTGGCGCGGCGCGCGTGCGCGGCGACGGCGCCGGAGGAGGAGATGAGCCGCGTGCGCGCGCGTTCGGGGGCGTCCATGGCGCGCTCGCTGCGGTGGCCCGACCTGGTGGGTCTGGGCCTGGGCGGCATGGTGGGCGCCGGGGTGTTCGTCACCACGGGCCGCGCCACGCGGCTCTACGCGGGGCCCGGCGTGATCGTGTCGTACGCCATTGCCGGCCTCTGCGCGCTGCTGTCCGCCTTCTGCTACACGGAGTTCGCCGTCGACATGCCCGTCGCCGGCGGCGCCTTCAGCTACCTCCGCGTCACCTTCG GTGAATTCGCGGCGTTCCTGACGGGCGCGAACCTGATCATGGAGTACGTCTTCTCCAACGCCGCCGTGGCGCGCAGCTTCACGGCCTACATGGGCACCGCCGTCGGCGTCGACGCGCCCAGCAAGTGGCGCATCGCCGTGCCGGGCCTACCCAAGGGGTTCAACGAGGTCGACCTCGTCGCCGTCGGGGTCATCCTCCTCGTCTCCGTCTGCATCTGCTACAG CACCAAGGAGAGCTCGATTGTGAACATGGTGCTCACGGCCGTGCACGTGgccttcatcctcttcatcatcgtcatGGGCTTCTGGCGCGGCGACGTGCGCAACCTGACCCACCCTGCCGACCCGGCCCACCCGGGCGGCTTCTTCCCCAACGGTGTGGGTGGTGTGTTCAGCGGCGCCGCCATGGTGTACCTGAGCTACATAGGCTACGACGCCGTGTCCACCATGGCCGAGGAGGTGGAGCGTCCGGCACGCGACATCCCCATCGGCGTGTCGGGCTCCGTCGTCATCGTCACCGTGCTCTACTGCCTCATGGCCGCCTCCATGTCCATGCTGCTTCCCTACGACGCG ATTGACACGGAGGCACCCTTCTCGGGGGCGTTCAGGGGCAGCGAAGGGTGGGGGTGGGTGTCGAACGTGATCGGCGCCGGCGCGAGCCTGGGCATCCTGACGTCGCTCATGGTGGCGATGCTGGGGCAGGCCAGGTACCTGTGCGTCATCGGCCGCTCCGGCGTCATGCCCGCCTGGCTCGCCAAGGTGCACCCCAAGACTGCCACGCCCGTCAACGCCTCCGCCTTCCTCG GGCTCTTCACGGCCGCGCTGGCGCTCTTCACGGAGCTGGACATCCTGCTCAACCTCGTTTGCATCGGCACGCTCTTCGTCTTCTACATGGTGTCCAACGCCGTCGTGTACCGCCGCTACGTCGTCGGCTCGCACACCACCACCGtcgccacctcctccgacgagcggcCTCGGTGCGGCGCGTGGCCGACGCTCGCGTTCCTCCTCGCCTTCTCCCTCATCGCTCTCTCCTTCACGCTGGTGTGGAAGCTGGCGCCGCAGGAGGGCCGCGCCAGGGTCGGGCTCCTGGTGGCGTGCggcgtggcggcggtggccacggTCGCCGCCTTCCAGGCGCTGGTGCCCCAGGCGCACACGCCCCAGCTGTGGGGCGTGCCGGGGATGCCGTGGGTGCCCGCGGCCTCCGTCTTCCTCAACGTCTTCCTGCTCGGCTCCCTGGACAGGCCTTCCTATGTCCGGTTCGGCTTCTTCTCGGCGGCCGCCGTGCTCGTGTACGCGCTCTACAGCGTGCACGCCAGCTACGATGCGGAGGAGAGTGCCGCGCTAGAGGGTGCCAAGGTGCAGGACGAAGATTGCAAGGTGTAG